One region of Oryza glaberrima chromosome 7, OglaRS2, whole genome shotgun sequence genomic DNA includes:
- the LOC127779595 gene encoding L-type lectin-domain containing receptor kinase IX.1, whose translation MVIQVIRSAKVVSFHFVPSSLPPALSPASWIPTMRSRTKYTCLLALYFSLSLKIAHVNPLSFKLNFTESNHNGSATIQLQEDAFYNKAVKLTKDELNGKITQSVGRAIYTDPVPLWDSTTGQLANFTTRFTFKIYAPTNDSSYGEGLAFFLSSYPSVVPNNSMDGYLGLFSNSNDQSDPLNQIVAVEFDSHKNTWDPDGNHVGINIHSIVSVANVTWRSSINDGRIANAWVTYQANSRNLSVFLSYQDNPQFSGNSSLSYLVDLSKYLPDKVSIGFSASTGKFVELHQILYWEFDSSDVHLMKTEKTKGILVISLSTSGSVVVCSIGLVCFFLCFRRIRRTTRSREKEEEKLDCDESIDSEFEKGKGPRRFQYNELVVATDNFAAERKLGEGGFGAVYQGFLKDQNIEIAIKRVAKGSTQGRKEYISEVKIISRLRHRNLVQLVGWCHEHGEFLLVYEFMPNRSLDKHLYDGGNLLAWPLRFKITIGVASALLYLHEEWEQCVVHRDVKPSNVMLDSGFNAKLGDFGLARLVDHDRGSQTTVIAGTMGYMAPECVTTGKASKETDVYSFGILALEIACGRRPVVPKEDNDKISLVQWVWDLYGRNEILNAIDGRLDGEFEEREVISLMVVGLWCAHPDYNIRPSIRQVISVLKFEAPLPDLPPKMPVAMYFAPPISLCRFSQSSNGTLKELERPNSYGNTSSSSATNDSCAPPSVRLPEVGY comes from the coding sequence ATGGTTATACAGGTTATCAGGTCTGCAAAAGTAGTGTCTTTTCATTTCGTTCCTTCATCCCTCCCTCCTGCTCTCTCTCCAGCCTCCTGGATTCCAACCATGCGATCAAGAACCAAATATACTTGCCTCTTGGCTCTCTACTTTTCCCTATCCCTGAAAATTGCCCATGTCAATCCTCTGTCCTTCAAGTTGAACTTCACTGAATCAAATCATAATGGATCAGCCACAATTCAGCTCCAGGAGGATGCCTTCTACAACAAGGCGGTCAAGCTCACCAAGGATGAGTTGAATGGAAAGATCACTCAAAGCGTAGGCCGAGCAATCTACACCGATCCAGTGCCTCTCTGGGATAGCACCACCGGTCAGTTAGCCAACTTCACAACCCGCTTCACGTTCAAGATATATGCACCCACGAACGACAGTTCGTACGGTGAGGGCCTAGCCTTCTTCCTCTCATCATACCCTTCTGTGGTCCCCAATAACTCCATGGATGGTTATCTTGGCCTCTTCAGCAATAGTAATGATCAGAGCGATCCACTCAACCAGATTGTGGCTGTTGAGTTTGACAGCCACAAAAACACTTGGGATCCAGATGGCAACCATGTAGGCATCAACATCCACTCAATCGTATCTGTAGCCAACGTGACATGGCGAAGTAGTATCAACGATGGCCGGATAGCCAATGCTTGGGTAACTTACCAGGCAAATTCAAGGAACTTGAGTGTCTTCTTGTCGTACCAGGACAACCCACAATTCAGTGGCAACTCCAGCCTATCTTATTTGGTTGATCTCAGCAAATATCTCCCTGACAAAGTGTCCATCGGATTCTCTGCTTCCACAGGTAAATTTGTAGAGCTGCACCAGATTCTTTACTGGGAATTTGATTCTTCAGATGTGCACCTGATGAAGACTGAGAAAACAAAAGGTATATTGGTCATAAGCTTGTCTACGAGCGGTAGTGTTGTGGTCTGCTCAATTGGCTTGGTTTGCTTCTTTTTATGTTTTAGAAGGATTAGAAGGACTACGAGGtcaagagagaaggaagaagagaaactAGACTGTGATGAGTCCATTGACAGTGAGTTTGAGAAAGGCAAGGGGCCAAGGAGATTCCAATACAATGAACTCGTAGTGGCGACGGATAATTTTGCTGCAGAGAGAAAGCTTGGAGAAGGGGGTTTCGGTGCAGTATACCAGGGTTTCTTGAAGGATCAAAACATTGAAATTGCCATAAAACGAGTTGCAAAAGGGTCAACACAAGGGAGGAAGGAGTACATCTCTGAGGTCAAGATCATCAGCAGACTAAGGCATCGGAACCTTGTGCAACTTGTGGGCTGGTGTCATGAGCATGGAGAGTTCTTGTTAGTCTACGAGTTTATGCCAAACAGGAGCTTGGACAAACACCTCTATGATGGTGGAAACCTGTTAGCATGGCCATTGCGGTTCAAGATAACCATAGGTGTTGCATCTGCCCTCCTGTATCTCCACGAGGAGTGGGAACAATGTGTCGTGCATCGTGATGTCAAACCAAGCAATGTGATGCTTGATTCTGGATTCAACGCTAAGCTTGGGGACTTTGGGCTCGCACGGCTTGTAGACCATGACCGAGGCTCACAAACTACAGTGATAGCTGGGACCATGGGTTACATGGCTCCAGAGTGTGTCACTACTGGGAAAGCAAGCAAAGAGACTGATGTCTACAGCTTTGGCATTCTTGCACTGGAGATAGCTTGTGGAAGGAGGCCCGTTGTGCCAAAGGAAGATAATGACAAGATCAGTTTGGTTCAATGGGTTTGGGATCTTTATGGAAGAAATGAGATACTTAATGCAATTGATGGAAGGCTTGATGGTGAATTTGAAGAGCGGGAAGTTATTTCCTTGATGGTTGTTGGACTTTGGTGTGCACACCCAGATTATAATATCCGGCCTTCAATTCGCCAGGTCATAAGCGTACTGAAGTTTGAAGCACCATTACCAGACCTTCCACCAAAGATGCCAGTGGCAATGTACTTTGCACCACCAATTTCTCTCTGCAGATTTTCACAGTCATCTAATGGGACACTGAAGGAGCTGGAAAGGCCGAACAGTTATGGAAATACAAGCTCATCCAGTGCAACCAATGATTCTTGTGCCCCTCCCTCTGTTCGGTTGCCAGAGGTTGGTTACTAG
- the LOC127779597 gene encoding chaperonin-like RbcX protein 2, chloroplastic, translating into MAAVARMAAAVVCLPSSSSSSSACRAAPLPWSRGVVVGVRRRHTVARAARRRGRRPGRRGLVIVDEFAGQYEEGFEDVHTEIMNYFTYKATSTVLHQLYEMNPPAYTWLYNYVVVNDPKEGKHFLIALAKERQDLAERVMITRLHLYSKWIKKCDHAKMYEKISNENLEIMRQRLMETVAWPTDDTNTSDTAK; encoded by the exons atggcTGCCGTCGCGCGGATGGCCGCCGCGGTCGTCTGCCTTccctcctcgtcctcatcctcctccgcgTGCCGCGCGGCGCCATTGCCGTGGtcccgcggcgtcgtcgtcggggtgaggcggcggcacacggtggcgcgggcggcgcggcggagggggaggaggcccggccgccgcggcctcgtcATCGTGGACGAGTTCGCCGGGCAGTACGAGGAGGGGTTCGAAGACGTGCACACG GAAATCATGAATTACTTCACTTACAAGGCCACAAGCACGGTGCTCCACCAGTTGTATGAAATGAATCCACCTGCTTATACTTGGCTGTATAA CTACGTCGTGGTTAACGATCCAAAGGAGGGCAAACATTTCCTCATCGCACTCGCAAAG GAGAGGCAAGATTTGGCAGAGAGAGTGATGATCACACGACTCCACTTGTACAGCAAATGGATCAAG AAATGTGACCATGCAAAAATGTACGAGAAGATTTCGAATGAGAATCTGGAGATAATGCGTCAGAGGTTAATGGAAACTGTAGCGTGGCCAACGGACGACACAAACACCAGCGACACGGCGAAATGA
- the LOC127780803 gene encoding zinc finger AN1 and C2H2 domain-containing stress-associated protein 16 translates to MGTPEFPNLGKHCSVGDCNQIDFLPFTCDRCDHVFCLQHRSYTSHQCPNANQKDVTVLICPLCAKGVRLNPNEDPNITWDTHVNSDCDPSNYQKVTKKKKCPVPGCRETLTFSNTIRCKDCTKEHCLKHRFGPDHKCPGPRKPESTFPFGNMLRRSQKAESRSNSNSSSTSSSWWSSSLLTAATSFKSSAEAGMQKLSTATTQAIQKAKDGISTSSSNSGDLVEQCVQCPARFSTVGALIEHCEKSHQSNSQSSRSRVTVDVCPKCSKAFRDPVLLVEHVERDHGGTSRA, encoded by the exons ATGGGGACGCCGGAGTTCCCCAACTTGGGCAAGCACTGCAGCGTCGGCGACTGCAACCAGATCGACTTCCTGCCCTTCACCTGCGACCGCTGCGACCAC GTCTTTTGCCTTCAGCACCGAAGTTATACATCGCATCAGTGTCCAAATGCAAATCAGAAGGATGTGACTGTCCTCATCTGCCCACTCTGTGCTAAAGGAGTTCGCCTGAACCCGAACGAAGATCCAAACATCACCTGGGACACCCATGTCAATAGTGACTGTGATCCATCAAATTACCAGAAAgtaacaaagaaaaagaaatgccCAGTGCCTGGGTGCAGAGAGACACTGACATTTTCAAACACAATTAGATGCAAAGATTGCACCAAAGAACACTGCCTGAAGCATAGATTTGGACCTGATCACAAGTGTCCAGGGCCAAGAAAACCGGAATCTACATTCCCCTTCGGAAATATGCTTAGGAGAAGTCAGAAAGCAGAATCACGTTCAAATTCAAACAGCAGTAGCACTAGTTCATCCTGGTGGAGCTCTAGTCTTCTTACCGCAGCAACGAGTTTCAAATCATCTGCTGAAGCTGGGATGCAGAAATTGAGCACAGCAACTACCCAAGCCATCCAGAAGGCTAAGGATGGGATCTCGACAAGCAGCAGTAACAGCGGTGATCTCGTGGAGCAATGTGTTCAGTGCCCAGCAAGATTTTCCACCGTGGGGGCCTTAATCGAGCATTGCGAAAAGTCCCATCAGAGCAACTCGCAATCAAGTCGTAGCAGAGTGACGGTCGATGTCTGCCCGAAATGCAGCAAGGCATTTCGAGATCCAGTGTTGCTTGTGGAGCATGTTGAGAGGGACCATGGAGGAACGTCAAGAGCGTAG
- the LOC127780802 gene encoding L-type lectin-domain containing receptor kinase IX.1-like, translated as MGAKRSSMIPALLLLASLSIFKLPCFSRSLSFSYDFSNSTTFNRSDIAIDGSASLNGLIELTQNADPKREGIYDTVGRGSYGHPVPLWDEATGEVTSFTTRFSFVIKFNYSGKAKYAPSDGLAFFLSPYPSKMSPLDGGGLLGVFTNSTGMNPSAAAPIVAVEFDTFQNEWDQSSDHIGIDVNSINSTAVKLLPDRSLSNVTEPMVASVSYNNSTRMLAVMLQMAPQDGGKKYELNSTVDLKSLLPAQVAIGFSAASGWSEELHRVLTWSFDSTLVVTAGNRRRWRAGVVAGVVIASAVVVGASICLFVMIRRRRISRRRTREEYEMGGSDDFDMNDEFEQGTGPRRFLYSQLATATNDFSEDGKLGEGGFGSVYRGVLSEPAGVHVAVKRISKTSKQGRKEYASEVSIISRLRHRNLVQLVGWCHGRGDFLLVYELVPNGSLDAHLYGGGAALPWPTRYEVALGLGSALLYLHSGYEKCVVHRDIKPSNIMLDSAFAAKLGDFGLAKLVDHGDASQTTAVLAGTMGYMDPEYAASGKASTASDVYSFGIVLLEMCCGRRPVLLQEQSIRSRLLEWVWDLHGRGAILEAADERLRGGELALDAKQMECVMVVGLWCAHPDRGVRPSIKQALAALQFEAPLPALPPTMPVPTYSSSPSLALYCDAAAASSSSSSAGFSSSTSGERSSTSSSAATAESSWLLKHNNRGSEKIVLGNN; from the coding sequence ATGGGTGCCAAGAGGAGCTCAATGATCCCCGCACTCTTGCTCCTCGCTTCCTTGTCCATCTTCAAGCTACCTTGCTTCTCCAGATCACTCTCTTTCAGCTACGATTTCTCCAACTCCACCACTTTCAATCGTTCCGACATCGCAATAGATGGATCCGCGAGTCTCAATGGTCTCATCGAGCTCACGCAGAACGCTGACCCGAAACGTGAAGGCATATACGACACGGTGGGCCGAGGGTCCTACGGCCATCCGGTGCCGCTCTGGGACGAGGCCACCGGCGAGGTGACGAGTTTTACGACGCGCTTCTCGTTCGTCATCAAGTTTAACTACTCAGGCAAGGCCAAGTACGCACCCAGCGACGGGCTTGCCTTCTTCCTGTCACCCTATCCGTCAAAGATGTCTCCACTCGACGGCGGTGGATTGCTCGGCGTCTTCACCAACAGCACTGGCATGAatccgtccgccgccgccccgatcGTCGCGGTGGAGTTCGACACGTTCCAAAATGAGTGGGACCAGAGCAGCGACCACATCGGCATCGACGTCAACTCCATCAACTCGACCGCGGTGAAGTTGCTGCCTGACCGCAGCCTCTCCAACGTCACCGAGCCGATGGTTGCGTCGGTGAGCTACAACAACAGCACAAGGATGCTGGCCGTCATGCTGCAGATGGCCCCCCAAGATGGCGGCAAGAAGTACGAGCTCAACAGCACGGTTGACCTCAAGAGCTTGCTCCCCGCGCAGGTGGCCATCGGATtctcggcggcgagcgggtggTCCGAGGAGCTGCACCGCGTTCTCACCTGGTCTTTCGATTCGACGTTGGTGGTGACAGCTGGTAATCGCCGCCGCTGGCGAGCCGGAGTAGTTGCTGGTGTTGTTATAGcatccgccgtcgtcgtcggggcaTCGATCTGTTTGTTTGTAATGATCAGGCGCCGTAGGATATCTCGCCGGCGGACGAGAGAAGAGTACGAGATGGGCGGCTCCGACGACTTCGACATGAACGATGAGTTCGAGCAAGGCACCGGTCCGAGGCGATTTCTGTACAGCCAACTGGCCACCGCGACGAACGACTTCTCCGAGGACGGGAAGCTCGGGGAGGGTGGCTTCGGGTCGGTGTACAGGGGCGTCTTGAGCGAACCGGCCGGCGTCCACGTCGCCGTCAAGAGGATCTCCAAGACCTCCAAGCAAGGGAGGAAGGAGTACGCCTCCGAGGTGAGCATCATCAGCCGCCTCCGGCACCGGAACCTGGTGCAGCTCGTCGGCTGGTGCCACGGCCGCGGCGACTTCCTCCTCGTCTACGAGCTCGTGCCCAACGGCAGCCTCGACGCGCAcctctacggcggcggcgcggcgctgccGTGGCCGACCAGGTACGAGGTcgcgctcgggctcggctcggcgctgCTCTACCTGCACTCCGGCTACGAGAAGTGCGTGGTGCACAGGGACATCAAGCCCAGCAACATCATGCTCGactccgccttcgccgccaaGCTCGGTGACTTCGGGCTGGCGAAGCTCGTGGACCACGGCGACGCCTCGCAGACGACGGCGGTCCTGGCGGGGACGATGGGGTACATGGACCCGGAGTACGCGGCCTCCGGCAAGGCGAGCACCGCGTCCGACGTCTACAGCTTCGGCATCGTGCTGCTGGAGATGTGCTGCGGGAGGAGGCCCGTGCTGCTCCAAGAACAATCCATCAGGTCCCGCCTCCTCGAGTGGGTCTGGGACCTCCACGGCCGCGGCGCCATCCTCGAGGCGGCCGACGAGCGGCttcgcggcggcgagctcgcgctCGACGCGAAGCAGATGGAGTGCGTGATGGTCGTGGGGCTCTGGTGCGCGCACCCGGACCGCGGCGTGCGGCCGTCCATCAAGCAggcgctcgccgcgctccagTTCGAGGCTCCGCTGCCGGCTCTTCCTCCGACGATGCCCGTGCCGACGtactcctcctcgccgagcctTGCATTGTACTGCGACGCGGCGGCAGCTAGCTCGTCGTCATCCAGTGCAGGGTTTTCTTCTTCCACGAGTGGCGAGCGTTCGTCGACGAGCTCCTCTGCAGCAACCGCCGAGTCGTCGTGGCTACTTAAGCACAACAACAGGGGCAGTGAAAAAATAGTATTAGGCAACAATTGA